CCTTCGAGCAGTTCCATGGTGGCGAACACGGTGTCACCGTCGCGATCGAAATCGTTCACCCGCACGATGTGCCGGTGCGTAAGCGCCTGAGAGCGCTGCACTTCTCGCTCCAGGGCAACGGTCGCCGCCTCGACGCCGATCTCCGCCACGGTGATCACCTTCACGGCCACGTAGGGCGAGCGCGAGTGGGCCTCGAGCTTGCGCTTGTCGAGGGCCTTGAACACCCGCCCCATGCCGCCGCGCCCGATTTCCGCCTGCAGCACGAAGCGTCCGTTGATCTCATCGCCCACGGCCACGGTCTTCTTGCGGCGCGGGGGCACGGGCAGGCGAACACAAGCGCTGGCCAACTCGGTGCTGGCGGGGAACACTTGGGTCTGCGTGTACTGATCGTCGACCACAGACAGGGCGAGGGCGGCGGCGGAGGCAACCATGATGTCGGGGCTCTTCTCAATGAGGCGGATGGACCTGTGGGCGCGCACTCCCGCGCTATCGCCCACGCTCATTCGTTATGTCCCGCGCCGCTCGTCAGCGGTTCAAACACCGTTTCGGCGGGCGATGAACGGTCGATTGAACCCTTTTGCGCCGAGCCGGTACCTACGAGCAAAACCAGCAACATGAGTGGTAGCGAAGGGATGACCCGGCGAGACGCAGGCGACGACAACCAGTTGATGTCGAGGATCTCCCGCCAGGACAAGGCGGCGCTGCAGGCGCTGTACCTGGCCTACCACGGAAAATTGATGCGCTTCGCGCTGCGCGTGGTTCGCCGGCCCGAAGACGCGGAGGAAGTGGTCAATGACGTATTCATGGTGGTCTGGCGCGACGCCGGCACCTTCGAGGGACGCTCCCGGGTGTCCACCTGGCTCATGGGCATCGCCTACCGGCGGGCACTCAAGCACCTGCGCAAGGAGACGAGTCGCCTTCGCCTCGTCGCCTCGGGCGGCGGCGAGCGCGACGAGCCGGACCAGTACCTGGAGAGCGCCGAAGACGACGCCCCCCTCCCTGCCGACGCCCTCGAGCAGCAGGAGGTGGCCGACGTCGCCCTCAAGTCCCTACCCGCCGACCAGCGACTCATGGTGGAGCTCGCCCTGGTCATGGGTCACTCGTATCCGGAGATTGCCGAGATGGCGGATTGTCCGGTGAACACGGTGAAGACACGCATGTTCCACGCCCGTAAGCGGATGCGCGACGCGCTGAAAGCCACGGGCCTGGGCACCGACCTGGCAGATGCCTTGGGAGCCTGAAGATGAGCAACCCACAAGACGACGACACGAACCGCGCGCGCCTGGCGCCGGACCTGGCAGACGATGCGGGATGGACCCTGCTCGCCCGCTCCCTGCACACCCGCAGCGACGACGAGGTGGCGCGCAGCCAGGCCGCCGGCATGAGCGCCGAGCACGGGCTCGACAAGCTGATGTCCCGCCTCGAGGCGCAGGAGGAAGCCGAGGAAGCCCGTTCCTCGACGATCGAGGATCAACCGTCGCCGCGCGAAGGCGCGCCCTGGTGGATCGTGCGAACGCAGGCCGCGGCCATCGTGGCCCTCGCCGCGTCCCTGGCCGTCGTCGCCCTGTGGCTCCCTGGGCTGCAAGGTCCGACCCTCGGCTACGAGACGTTTTCGGATCCCAAGGCGCCGGCCCCGGTCACCCAGCTGCGCGTGGTGTTCAGCCCCGAGACGTCCATGACAGAGATGCGTGCGCTGCTGCAGTCGATCGATGCCCAGGTCAGCGCCGGCCCCACCTCGGGCGGCGCCTTCAGCCTAGCCCTCGCCGAGGTGGACGAGTACACCGTGGCGGCCGCCCTGGCGGACCTGCGGGCGGATGAACGCGTGCTCTTCGCCGAACCCGTATCCGACGCCCGCGCGAGCGGCGCCGGCTACGATGGGCGGCCCTGAGATGTTCGCCCGCGCACTCATCGCCGGCCTGGCGCTGCTGTTGATGCAGCCCGCCGCCTTCGCGGGCGCCGTCGCCCCCGAGCCAGCGGCGGACGACGAACGTCGCATGC
This genomic stretch from Pseudomonadota bacterium harbors:
- a CDS encoding sigma-70 family RNA polymerase sigma factor, with product MSGSEGMTRRDAGDDNQLMSRISRQDKAALQALYLAYHGKLMRFALRVVRRPEDAEEVVNDVFMVVWRDAGTFEGRSRVSTWLMGIAYRRALKHLRKETSRLRLVASGGGERDEPDQYLESAEDDAPLPADALEQQEVADVALKSLPADQRLMVELALVMGHSYPEIAEMADCPVNTVKTRMFHARKRMRDALKATGLGTDLADALGA